A region of Deltaproteobacteria bacterium DNA encodes the following proteins:
- a CDS encoding penicillin-binding protein 2: protein MTRRIRKREQDPDIHRRARILLYVAVGAFVLLLGRLYWLQVARFDQYRELSENNRLRLRTIRAPRGLILDRKGRAIAETQGSFDLVCSPVDVKDLAGEIRLLSEIVEFDADLEEIREKIRKATKANPFSGITVARDLRYEQVSVIEFNRENLPGFSVLVEAKRSYPFGEAFAHVLGYVGEASPEELDESEGGRLAMGDLVGKYGLERLMDNVLRGVNGGRKVEVDAAGR from the coding sequence GAAGCGGGAGCAGGACCCCGACATCCACCGCCGGGCCCGCATCCTCCTCTACGTGGCGGTCGGGGCGTTCGTCCTCCTCCTGGGCCGGCTCTACTGGCTCCAGGTGGCGCGGTTCGACCAGTACCGGGAGCTGTCGGAGAACAACCGGCTCCGGCTCCGCACGATCCGGGCGCCGCGGGGGCTGATCCTCGACCGGAAGGGGCGGGCGATCGCGGAAACCCAGGGGTCGTTCGACCTGGTCTGCTCACCCGTGGACGTCAAGGATCTCGCCGGGGAGATCCGGCTGCTGTCGGAGATCGTGGAGTTCGACGCCGACCTGGAGGAGATCCGGGAGAAGATCCGCAAGGCGACGAAGGCGAATCCGTTCAGCGGGATCACCGTGGCGAGGGACCTGCGGTACGAGCAGGTATCCGTCATCGAGTTCAACCGGGAGAACCTGCCCGGCTTCTCCGTGCTCGTCGAGGCGAAGCGCAGCTACCCGTTCGGGGAGGCGTTCGCGCACGTCCTGGGGTACGTCGGCGAGGCGAGTCCGGAGGAGCTCGACGAGTCGGAGGGCGGGCGCCTGGCGATGGGGGACCTGGTCGGCAAGTACGGGCTGGAACGGTTGATGGACAACGTCCTGCGCGGGGTGAACGGCGGCAGGAAGGTGGAGGTCGACGCGGCGGGCCG